From Gammaproteobacteria bacterium:
ACATGGGCGCGGCTGCCTCGTCGTCGAGCAATAGGAAAAGCTCTTCGCCGATGGTGTATATGCCGTAGATGCCTGCCGCACCGAGCGCAGCCAACCCGATGGGAGCAATTGGGGATTTCATCACGGCAACAACAGCCGCGCCAGCGGCCGCCCCAACACCCGCGATGACGGCGACTTCCTTCCCGGCCTCTATGGCGGCTTCGTTCCTCGTCATGCACCCAGCGAGGTAGTAGTGATGGTGCTTGTAGATGACTACGCCGCTGCTTATGGCGGCAGCGGTCGCCGCGCCGACCCCCGCCCCTTTGGCCGATGAAAGAACCCGATAGGCCCTGCCTTTGGTTTGGTGCGCTTTTTCGGCATCCCTGATGTTCGCCGCGCTCATAATCCGAGCGCCCCTTGCCCGATTACGCTCGGAACTCTCGAACACGCCGTTCGACGCCCGGTCGCTACCGCGCATCGCATAGGGTGTCTTATGGCTCCAATCCATGTCCCTCAGCGAAAATCGTTCGGCGTCAGGGCCTTGAACTCGGACGTTTTCGGGAACGGTGGCCCGGACCTTCCGGGCTTCGGCGTCGGGGCGGCGTTCGCCCCTTGTTCCGGCCGTCCGGTACTTTTCTTTGAGATCGGAATCGAGCGCTTCCCACGGCACTTCGCGCGCTACCGATGGTGCGACGGCGCACAGCGCCATGCAGGCGGCGAGCAGTGCGCTACGGCCTGTCCCCCCTGCATGGTGTTTGGTGGTCATTCGATTCTCCTGTTTGTCCTCAAAGGTCGGTGGGCCGTGTAGCTCCGGCGAAACGCCCACTGGCCCTTGCCCTTCTCTCTGGGGAGCTCTGGGCAAGTCTGGGCTACGAAAAAAATCCAGTGTTCTTGAGGGTTTCCGGGCGGCACGCGCGCACTAGGATACGCAAAAGCGCACACTAGGACACATTTGGCGGCGTCCTCGATGGTCTGCCGTTCGCGTTCGGCTTGATGCGCCCGATTGTCCATCGCCCAGTGCCGGTCGGATGGATATTCATGCCAAGTGAGTAATAGAATCCAGTCTATTACTCACGGGGCACGAGAGACCGGCGCAATGGACGCAAGCGTCAGATGGGTTTGGCAACAGCCGGGGTGGCCAAACCTCACTTTGGCTAAGGGCTGCTTGGATGATGCCGAACGGAAGTTCGCCAAGGGTATGGCCACCCAGAAGATTGTCCTCGGACATTTGGACGAGCGCACCCGCGACGGCCTTCGCGTGGAGTGGTTGACCCGTGAAGCGTTAACCACATCCGCCATTGAAGGCGAAATGCTGGACCGCGACTCCATTCAGGACTCCTTGTTGCGCCGTTTGGGCCTTCGCCGAAACAGCAGGAGGCACGGCAAGGAAGAGGGCGTTGCCGAGATGATGGTTTCGTTGTACCGGTACTTCGACCAGCCCCTTGACCAAGAAACTCTGTTCGACTGGCACCGAATGCTGATGTCCGGCAGACGCGACTTGGATGTTGTCGGGGGATATCGGAAAGGCGAAGACGACATGCTGATCGTATCCGGTGGGCCGATCGGCAGCGAGACCATTCACTACCAAGCGCCACCCGCCCGAGATGTGCCCGAAGAGATGCACCAATTTGTGGAATGGTTCAACCGGGCAACGGGGAACCGACCAGCAAA
This genomic window contains:
- a CDS encoding Fic family protein, producing MDASVRWVWQQPGWPNLTLAKGCLDDAERKFAKGMATQKIVLGHLDERTRDGLRVEWLTREALTTSAIEGEMLDRDSIQDSLLRRLGLRRNSRRHGKEEGVAEMMVSLYRYFDQPLDQETLFDWHRMLMSGRRDLDVVGGYRKGEDDMLIVSGGPIGSETIHYQAPPARDVPEEMHQFVEWFNRATGNRPAKSILAVTAATHARFESIHPFEDGNGRIGRAIAEKAMARMIGRPTMLPL